ATCCTCGAGCGAGACGAGTTCGACTTCCGTGTTCTCGGTATCGACTTCGTTGGTATCCTCTTCCTCTTCCTTTTCGAGGACGGCCGCAGCCGAGGTCTCTTCGAAGAAGGAGAGCGGATAGGTCTTGCCCGTGTAGGGCGAAACGATCGGGTCGCGGTTCAGGTCGTAGAACTTCTTGCCCGTTTCCGGGTCGATGCGCTTGGTGCCGAGTTCCGGTTTTGCCACTGTCAAAGCCTCTCAGGTGCCGTTCGTTTGTCGGCGGGGCCGGTGTTTCCGGCGTGTTGAAGGGGAAAATGATTAGCCGGTCCCCTTAATCGTCTTGGGCTATCCTGTCAAAGCGAAACTTCGCGGGACCCGGCGACGGCCTTTCTGCCGAATGTTTTCGGGCAGGATGATGACGCTTTAAATCGTTTGTGATAGCAAGCCCGCACTTTCCCGGGCGATCCCGCCGGGGAACCGTGGAACTACAAGGAAGACGCCCATGTCGCACGGCGCTGTCGCACGGCCCGCAACCGCCCGCAAATCCTCCGGCCTTTCCGGAACCGTCCGCATTCCCGGCGACAAGTCGATTTCGCACCGTTCCTTCATGTTCGGCGGCCTTGCCAGCGGCGAGACGCGCATTACGGGCCTGCTCGAAGGCGAGGACGTCATCAATACGGGCAAGGCCATGCAGGCCATGGGCGCCAGGATCCGCAAGGAAGGCGACACCTGGATCATCAACGGCGTCGGTAACGGCGCGCTGCTGGCACCGCAGGCGCCGCTCGATTTCGGCAATGCCGGCACCGGCTGCCGCCTCACCATGGGTCTCGTCGGCGTCTATGATTTCGATTCCAC
The Shinella zoogloeoides DNA segment above includes these coding regions:
- a CDS encoding TIGR02300 family protein, with translation MAKPELGTKRIDPETGKKFYDLNRDPIVSPYTGKTYPLSFFEETSAAAVLEKEEEEDTNEVDTENTEVELVSLEDADEDASGGDDLPDLGDDDVEIDGDDDDTFLEQDEDDDDDDMSDLIGVTGDEDEA